From a region of the Tenggerimyces flavus genome:
- a CDS encoding TMEM175 family protein, which produces MTNDLVRAGILNKERLVLFSDAVVAIAITLLALELPVPEGATNAEVLRAFGEHWHEYLAFLISFAVIATHWNVHHRLFAHVTALGGRLGLWNLLWLFSIIVTPFATRVLTADEAFTVPFVFYALVQVLAGCCLLLMQREIRRHGLRPKGPDLAAAQDGYARSLAFVGCFVLSIPVAFLTRWAYICWALMPVVSIVVRLVRRRRASV; this is translated from the coding sequence GTGACCAATGACCTGGTGCGGGCGGGGATCCTGAACAAGGAGCGCCTCGTCCTCTTCTCCGACGCGGTCGTCGCGATCGCGATCACTCTGCTGGCCCTCGAGCTGCCCGTTCCGGAAGGTGCGACGAACGCGGAAGTGCTGCGTGCGTTCGGCGAGCACTGGCACGAGTACCTCGCGTTCCTGATCAGCTTCGCGGTGATCGCGACGCACTGGAACGTCCACCACCGCCTGTTCGCGCACGTGACCGCGCTCGGCGGGCGGCTCGGGCTGTGGAACCTGCTGTGGCTGTTCTCGATCATCGTCACCCCGTTCGCGACGCGGGTGCTGACGGCGGACGAGGCGTTCACGGTGCCGTTCGTCTTCTACGCCCTGGTGCAGGTCCTCGCCGGCTGCTGCCTGCTGCTGATGCAGCGCGAGATCCGACGCCACGGGTTGCGCCCCAAGGGACCGGACCTCGCGGCCGCGCAGGACGGGTACGCGCGGTCGCTCGCGTTCGTGGGCTGCTTCGTCCTCTCGATCCCCGTCGCGTTCCTGACCAGATGGGCCTATATCTGCTGGGCCCTGATGCCAGTCGTCTCGATCGTGGTCCGCCTAGTGCGTCGCCGGCGAGCCTCCGTCTAG
- a CDS encoding S1C family serine protease, giving the protein MLDAYSEIVTRVADELIPRVASLRVARRGGESGGSAVVFTEDGYLLTNGHVVGSAGGGVADFADGTEAPFDVVGRDPLSDLAVLRVRRDVPAPARLGDADLLRVGQLVVAVGNPLGLAGSVTAGVVSALGRSMPARDGRTVRMIEDVIQTDAALNPGNSGGALATSTGEVVGINTAVAGVGVGLAVPLNGTTRRIIGELLHDGRVRRAFLGLVSTPAPVPSGLAERVGHRRALRVVEVVSGSPAEQAGLHPGDLLLAAAGQPMRGAQDLQKLMFADAIGRPVELTVLRNGAMVDVIAVPAELSPTSG; this is encoded by the coding sequence GTGCTCGACGCGTACTCAGAGATCGTGACCCGCGTCGCTGACGAACTGATCCCTCGGGTCGCCAGCCTCCGGGTGGCTCGCCGTGGTGGCGAGAGTGGCGGATCGGCGGTCGTCTTCACCGAGGACGGCTACCTGCTCACCAACGGCCACGTCGTGGGTTCCGCGGGCGGCGGGGTCGCCGACTTCGCGGACGGTACGGAGGCCCCGTTCGACGTGGTCGGTCGCGACCCGCTGTCCGACCTCGCCGTCCTGCGCGTACGAAGGGACGTACCCGCGCCGGCCAGGCTCGGCGACGCGGACCTGCTGCGCGTCGGCCAGCTCGTCGTCGCGGTCGGCAACCCGCTCGGCCTCGCCGGCTCGGTGACCGCCGGGGTGGTCAGCGCGCTCGGCCGGTCGATGCCGGCCCGCGACGGGCGTACGGTCCGCATGATCGAGGACGTCATCCAGACCGACGCCGCGCTCAACCCGGGCAACTCCGGCGGTGCGCTCGCCACCTCCACCGGCGAAGTCGTCGGCATCAACACCGCGGTCGCCGGCGTCGGTGTCGGGCTCGCGGTCCCGCTGAACGGGACCACGCGGCGGATCATCGGCGAGCTGCTGCACGACGGGCGCGTGCGCCGCGCGTTCCTCGGCCTGGTCAGTACGCCGGCGCCAGTGCCGAGCGGTCTCGCCGAACGCGTCGGTCACCGCCGTGCGCTCCGCGTGGTCGAGGTCGTCAGCGGCAGCCCGGCCGAACAAGCCGGCCTGCACCCCGGCGACCTGCTGCTCGCCGCCGCCGGCCAGCCGATGCGCGGCGCGCAGGACCTGCAGAAGCTCATGTTCGCCGACGCGATCGGCCGTCCCGTCGAGCTGACCGTCCTCCGCAACGGCGCGATGGTCGACGTGATCGCCGTCCCCGCAGAGCTCTCACCGACGTCTGGGTAG
- a CDS encoding helix-turn-helix transcriptional regulator, with translation MPHPTTRTLALLELLQARPGLTGAEIARRLEIDERTVRRYASRLVDLGIPVVATRGRYGGYRLLPGFRLPPLMLDDDEATAVVLGLVAGRSLGLATTTTGVAAESALAKLQRVLPAALRERVAAVESSLGLTLPPRGGRAPETAIVLSLAAAAHQRRRVRIRYASYRGEASERDLDPYGLVVHGGRWYVTGQDQLRGEVRTFRLDRITGASLTDERFSPPDDFDPVRTVTESLARVPYAHEVSVVFTEVTLAEVRRRIPPSVGDLSEVEGGGVLLRTRAQQLDGMANMLAGLGWPFAIQRPDELRTAVRDLARRLTANADAT, from the coding sequence ATGCCACATCCGACCACCCGCACGCTCGCCCTGCTCGAGCTGCTGCAGGCGCGGCCGGGCCTGACCGGCGCGGAGATCGCGCGCCGGCTGGAGATCGACGAGCGGACCGTGCGCCGGTACGCGAGCCGGCTGGTCGACCTCGGCATCCCGGTCGTCGCCACGCGCGGCCGGTACGGCGGCTATCGGCTGCTGCCCGGATTCCGCTTGCCGCCGCTGATGCTGGACGACGACGAGGCGACCGCGGTCGTGCTCGGGTTGGTCGCCGGCCGGTCGCTGGGGCTCGCGACCACCACGACCGGCGTCGCTGCGGAGAGCGCGCTGGCGAAGCTCCAACGGGTGTTGCCCGCCGCGTTGCGGGAACGGGTCGCCGCGGTCGAGTCCTCGCTCGGCCTCACGCTGCCGCCGCGCGGCGGCCGGGCGCCGGAGACCGCGATCGTGCTGTCGTTGGCGGCGGCCGCGCATCAGCGGCGGCGGGTGCGGATCCGGTACGCGTCGTACCGCGGCGAGGCGTCCGAGCGCGACCTCGACCCGTACGGCCTGGTCGTGCACGGCGGCCGCTGGTACGTGACCGGGCAGGACCAGCTGCGCGGCGAGGTGCGGACGTTCCGGCTCGACCGGATCACCGGCGCCTCGCTGACCGACGAGCGGTTCTCGCCGCCGGACGACTTCGACCCGGTCCGTACGGTGACCGAGTCCCTGGCCCGGGTGCCGTACGCCCACGAGGTCTCGGTGGTGTTCACCGAGGTGACGCTGGCCGAGGTCCGCCGCCGGATCCCGCCGTCCGTCGGCGACCTGTCCGAGGTCGAGGGCGGCGGTGTGCTGTTGCGTACGCGGGCCCAACAGCTCGACGGGATGGCGAACATGCTCGCCGGCCTCGGCTGGCCGTTCGCCATCCAGAGGCCGGACGAGCTCCGCACCGCGGTCCGCGACCTCGCGCGGCGGCTGACCGCCAACGCCGACGCGACCTAG
- a CDS encoding alpha/beta fold hydrolase: MATFVLVPGFWLGGWAWEDVAKRLREQGHDVHPVTLTGLGDRAHLASPDVTLQTHVQDLVNVLEYQDLRDVVLVAHSGGGVPATGAADRAYERIARMVYVESGPFPDGVAQLDMSDPAEEENVRADIEANGGFCPLPSWERLGGPGEMFIAGLGDAERARMAARAVPEPADAITASLVAENQAAVDKLPHTLVSCVFTVDQVKEYMEQGFFAGMAGKQWTFEYVPTGHWPMFSKPVELADALDRIAKA; this comes from the coding sequence ATGGCAACGTTCGTCCTCGTACCAGGCTTCTGGCTCGGCGGTTGGGCATGGGAAGACGTCGCGAAGCGGCTGCGGGAGCAGGGCCACGACGTCCATCCCGTCACGCTGACCGGACTCGGCGACCGCGCGCACCTGGCCTCGCCGGACGTCACACTGCAGACCCACGTGCAGGACCTCGTGAACGTGCTCGAGTACCAGGACCTGCGCGACGTCGTGCTCGTCGCGCACAGCGGCGGAGGCGTGCCGGCGACCGGCGCGGCCGATCGTGCGTACGAGCGGATCGCGCGGATGGTCTACGTGGAGAGCGGCCCGTTCCCGGACGGCGTCGCGCAGCTCGACATGTCCGACCCGGCCGAGGAGGAGAACGTCCGCGCCGACATCGAGGCGAACGGCGGGTTCTGCCCGCTGCCGTCGTGGGAGCGGCTCGGCGGGCCGGGCGAGATGTTCATCGCGGGGCTCGGCGACGCCGAGCGCGCGCGGATGGCGGCGCGCGCGGTGCCCGAGCCGGCGGACGCGATCACGGCGTCGCTGGTCGCGGAGAACCAGGCAGCGGTGGACAAGCTGCCGCACACGTTGGTGTCGTGCGTCTTCACGGTCGACCAGGTCAAGGAGTACATGGAGCAGGGCTTCTTCGCCGGCATGGCGGGCAAGCAGTGGACGTTCGAGTACGTGCCGACCGGGCACTGGCCGATGTTCTCCAAGCCCGTCGAGCTGGCCGACGCGTTGGACCGGATCGCGAAGGCCTAG
- a CDS encoding ABC transporter permease: protein MSAVVRIVFSTAFVVGRTKILFAGPFFYALVWMMYPVFNLLLIGLIYRDNEQLRDYAIIGGACMALLFAMLYNAGEVLDGERRRGSLGNLFLAPCSRYAWLGGFQLFAIVEALATAAITIAVGAMAFGLTVKVNLPALLVTFALFGACMWGFSMVVGAIGVAIRDANQISNLLFGPIMLLAGTMYPIALMPDWIRIPARFFPFAYGVQALVDASTKGASITSLWRELIPLAGFAILLPVLGMLAFNRVERLTRQTGSLELT, encoded by the coding sequence ATGTCGGCTGTGGTTCGGATCGTGTTCTCGACCGCGTTCGTGGTCGGACGGACGAAGATCCTCTTCGCCGGGCCGTTCTTCTACGCGTTGGTGTGGATGATGTACCCGGTCTTCAACCTGCTGCTGATCGGGCTCATCTACCGGGACAACGAGCAGCTGCGTGACTACGCGATCATCGGCGGCGCATGCATGGCGCTGCTGTTCGCGATGCTCTACAACGCGGGCGAGGTCCTCGACGGCGAGCGCAGGCGCGGCTCGCTCGGCAACCTGTTCCTGGCGCCGTGCTCGCGCTACGCGTGGCTCGGCGGATTCCAGCTGTTCGCGATCGTCGAGGCCCTCGCCACCGCGGCGATCACTATTGCGGTGGGCGCGATGGCGTTTGGCCTTACGGTGAAGGTGAATCTTCCCGCACTGTTGGTGACGTTCGCGCTGTTCGGCGCCTGCATGTGGGGCTTCAGCATGGTCGTCGGCGCGATCGGTGTGGCGATCCGGGATGCCAACCAAATCTCGAACCTGCTGTTCGGGCCGATCATGTTGCTGGCCGGGACGATGTACCCGATCGCGTTGATGCCGGACTGGATCCGCATCCCCGCGCGGTTCTTCCCGTTCGCGTACGGTGTCCAAGCCCTGGTCGATGCGTCCACGAAGGGCGCGAGCATCACCTCATTGTGGCGGGAGCTGATTCCCCTTGCGGGGTTCGCGATTCTCCTTCCCGTCCTCGGGATGCTCGCGTTCAACCGGGTCGAACGGCTTACCCGCCAGACGGGTTCGCTCGAGCTCACCTAG
- a CDS encoding ABC transporter permease: MTGTLRADWLLMFATARVLLLRFASNPVMMLRMPLFGVLLLLGFVLAYQVSGQTAVPGEDVIGFLVVGVIATMAWNATVWGAGNALQSEIYEGTLPAVVAAPTRIGPVILGYGLGCICYDVSGLLLTVLFGTVLGGRFDIADPLAALVCLLALYVGTLCIGLGFSGLFILSRHSNALSNFLQGPIYLLAGFFVPRSVLPDWVQPLTDVIPISHAVEALRATTLSGASLAEVSGALLATVASSAVFLAIGVWSLRRMDSALRRRATLDLL; the protein is encoded by the coding sequence GTGACCGGCACGCTCCGCGCGGACTGGCTGCTGATGTTCGCGACCGCGCGGGTGCTGCTGCTCCGGTTCGCGTCGAACCCGGTGATGATGCTCCGGATGCCGCTGTTCGGCGTCTTGCTGCTGCTCGGGTTCGTGCTGGCGTACCAGGTGTCGGGGCAGACCGCCGTTCCGGGCGAGGACGTGATCGGCTTCCTCGTGGTCGGCGTCATCGCGACGATGGCGTGGAACGCGACGGTCTGGGGCGCCGGCAACGCGCTGCAGTCGGAGATCTATGAGGGCACGCTGCCCGCCGTCGTCGCCGCGCCGACGCGGATCGGGCCGGTCATCCTCGGGTACGGGCTCGGCTGCATCTGCTACGACGTCTCCGGTCTGCTGCTGACGGTGCTGTTCGGGACCGTGCTGGGTGGGCGCTTCGACATCGCCGACCCGCTCGCCGCTCTGGTCTGCCTCCTCGCGCTGTACGTCGGCACGTTGTGCATCGGCCTGGGCTTCAGCGGGCTGTTCATCCTGTCCCGGCACTCGAACGCGCTGTCCAACTTCCTGCAGGGCCCGATCTATCTGCTGGCGGGCTTCTTCGTTCCGCGTTCGGTCCTGCCGGACTGGGTGCAGCCGCTGACCGACGTGATCCCGATTTCCCACGCGGTGGAGGCGTTGCGCGCCACGACGCTCTCTGGTGCGTCGTTGGCCGAGGTGAGTGGCGCCCTGCTCGCGACCGTGGCGAGCAGCGCGGTCTTCCTCGCGATCGGCGTCTGGTCGCTGCGCCGGATGGACAGCGCGCTCCGCCGTCGCGCGACCCTCGATCTGCTGTAG
- a CDS encoding ABC transporter ATP-binding protein: MTNLAPVSADSEVAAGNAIVADDLRRTFRKRKGWFRSGEVVEAVRGISFAVPRGTIFGILGPNGAGKTTTIKMLSTLLIPTAGTATIDGFDVVTDESAVRRRLGVLFGGDKGLYNQLSGKENLRYFGRLYGLTKERIERRSIELLERMDLTTRADERVESYSRGMKQRLHIAKTLLHEPQVAILDEPTIGLDPKAAIEVRQLIASLVPEHTVLLTTHDMNEADVLCHDLAIVDRGLIVARGTPAELKAAADVASLEEVFLAATGREYEEEQP; this comes from the coding sequence ATGACGAATCTCGCACCGGTGTCCGCCGACAGCGAGGTGGCCGCCGGGAACGCCATCGTCGCCGACGACCTGCGCCGTACGTTCCGCAAGCGCAAGGGCTGGTTCCGCTCGGGCGAGGTCGTGGAGGCCGTCCGCGGCATCAGCTTCGCCGTTCCGCGCGGCACGATCTTCGGCATCCTCGGCCCGAACGGCGCCGGCAAGACCACGACGATCAAGATGCTCTCCACGCTGCTCATCCCCACGGCCGGGACCGCCACGATCGACGGCTTCGACGTCGTCACCGACGAGTCCGCCGTACGCCGCCGGCTCGGGGTTCTGTTCGGCGGCGACAAGGGGCTCTACAACCAGCTGTCTGGTAAGGAGAATCTCCGCTACTTCGGTCGGCTCTACGGCCTGACCAAGGAGAGGATCGAACGCCGGTCCATCGAGCTGCTGGAACGGATGGACCTCACCACCCGCGCCGACGAACGCGTCGAGAGCTACTCGCGCGGCATGAAGCAGCGCCTGCACATCGCGAAGACGTTGCTGCACGAGCCGCAGGTCGCGATCCTCGACGAGCCGACGATCGGCCTGGACCCGAAGGCGGCGATCGAGGTCCGCCAGCTGATCGCGAGCCTCGTCCCCGAGCACACCGTTCTGCTCACCACGCACGACATGAACGAAGCGGACGTGCTCTGCCACGACCTCGCGATCGTCGACCGCGGCCTGATCGTCGCGCGTGGCACGCCGGCGGAGCTCAAGGCCGCCGCGGACGTGGCCTCGCTGGAGGAGGTCTTCCTCGCCGCGACCGGCCGGGAGTACGAAGAGGAGCAGCCGTGA
- a CDS encoding RNA polymerase sigma factor, whose amino-acid sequence MPDPDAAERAFTEIFDAHRPGVYGYLLGRVSDPDTARDLLQETFLRVWRRLDEVRAIAPERQRAWIFAVARNLVTDTYRARATREAMGEALQDVVRTTIPETDQPDARAATAELVSEVGAAVRNLPEDLRVILAMHAVSELTSAQIGAALELPAGTVRYKLNQARRALARDLGLSEPSLEEARR is encoded by the coding sequence ATGCCTGATCCCGACGCCGCGGAGCGCGCGTTCACCGAGATCTTCGACGCGCACCGGCCGGGCGTCTACGGGTACCTGCTCGGGCGGGTGAGCGATCCCGACACCGCGCGCGACCTGCTCCAGGAGACGTTCCTGCGGGTGTGGCGGCGGCTCGACGAGGTCCGTGCGATCGCCCCGGAACGCCAACGGGCATGGATCTTCGCGGTCGCTCGCAACCTCGTCACCGACACGTACCGAGCCCGGGCGACGCGCGAGGCGATGGGGGAGGCACTGCAGGACGTCGTCCGTACGACGATCCCGGAGACCGACCAGCCGGACGCACGGGCGGCGACCGCCGAGCTGGTCTCCGAGGTCGGCGCGGCCGTACGCAACCTGCCCGAAGACCTGCGGGTGATCCTCGCCATGCACGCGGTCAGCGAGCTCACCAGCGCCCAGATCGGCGCCGCGCTGGAGCTGCCGGCCGGAACGGTCCGCTACAAGCTCAACCAGGCCCGCCGGGCACTCGCCCGCGACCTGGGACTGTCCGAACCAAGCCTCGAGGAGGCACGACGATGA
- a CDS encoding ROK family protein produces the protein MSGIDSTSIACEVTWVHKRVLALDIGGTKLAAGVVAEDGRVCSFLQRRSLAERGPDDMLDRLFALGHEALAAAGSGGLHAVGIGCGGPLDTERGLVQGPPNLPGWDEIAVAERAEQAYGVPARLENDGVAAAIGEYRHGAGRGARSMVYLTVSTGVGGGAILDGRLMRGRSGNGGEIGHMVVVHDGRPCPCGSRGCIEAYCSGTSIAARARELLDDGADSALARVATLTAADVSRAAADGDPMAAALWDDTTEILGTGVASLSNLFEADVLVLGGGVTRSDDQLLLPVRERVDELAFEFAGERCRVVLSELGEQVGVIGAAAAAFDTFGR, from the coding sequence GTGTCTGGGATCGATTCCACATCCATCGCGTGTGAGGTGACCTGGGTGCACAAACGCGTGCTGGCATTGGACATCGGTGGTACGAAGCTCGCGGCGGGAGTGGTGGCCGAAGACGGTCGTGTGTGCTCGTTCCTGCAACGCCGTTCGCTTGCCGAACGCGGGCCGGACGACATGCTCGACAGACTGTTCGCGCTCGGACACGAAGCGCTCGCGGCGGCCGGTTCCGGCGGACTCCACGCGGTCGGCATCGGCTGCGGCGGACCGCTCGACACCGAACGAGGCCTCGTCCAGGGCCCGCCCAACCTGCCCGGCTGGGACGAGATCGCGGTCGCCGAGCGGGCCGAGCAGGCGTACGGCGTGCCGGCTCGGCTGGAGAACGACGGCGTCGCCGCGGCGATCGGCGAGTACCGGCACGGCGCGGGCCGCGGCGCGCGGTCGATGGTCTACCTGACGGTCTCGACCGGTGTCGGCGGCGGCGCGATCCTCGACGGCCGGCTGATGCGCGGACGCAGCGGCAACGGCGGCGAGATCGGACATATGGTCGTCGTCCACGACGGCAGGCCCTGTCCGTGCGGGTCGCGCGGCTGCATCGAGGCCTACTGCTCGGGGACGTCGATCGCCGCGCGAGCGCGCGAGCTGCTCGACGACGGCGCGGACTCCGCGCTCGCCCGGGTCGCGACCCTCACCGCCGCGGACGTCTCGCGCGCCGCCGCCGACGGAGACCCGATGGCCGCCGCGTTGTGGGACGACACGACCGAGATCCTCGGCACCGGAGTCGCGAGCCTGAGCAACCTGTTCGAGGCGGACGTGCTCGTCCTCGGCGGCGGCGTGACGCGGTCGGACGACCAGCTGCTGCTGCCGGTCCGCGAGCGCGTCGACGAGCTCGCGTTCGAGTTCGCCGGGGAACGGTGCAGGGTGGTGCTGTCCGAGCTCGGCGAGCAGGTGGGCGTGATCGGTGCCGCGGCGGCGGCGTTCGACACCTTCGGAAGATAG
- a CDS encoding LLM class flavin-dependent oxidoreductase, translating to MQFGVFSVSDITRDPVSGQTPSEAERIDAVVRIAQKAEEVGLDVFAIGEHHNPPFFSSSPTTLLAHIAATTERLIVSTATTLITTNDPVRIAEEYAMLQHLSKGRVDLMMGRGNTAPVYPWFGQDIRQGLPLALENYNLLHRLWREDVIDWEGTFRTALQGFTSVPRPLDDVPPFVWHGSIRTPEIAEQAAYYGDGFFANHIFWPKEHFMRLVNFYRQRYAHYGHGTEKQAIVGLGGHIYLARNSQDAIKEFRPYFNEAPVYGNGPSLEDFVEGTPLTVGSPQEVIDKTLTFREHFGDYQRQLFLVDHAGLPVKTVLDQLDLLGEEVLPTLRKELSARRDPDVPDAPTHASLVRAKYGDAAPRQPRPNANRGDNVTGASPYQDTDPAVQATYPRP from the coding sequence ATGCAGTTCGGGGTGTTCTCGGTCAGTGACATCACGCGAGACCCCGTGTCGGGACAGACGCCGAGCGAGGCGGAGCGCATCGACGCGGTCGTACGGATCGCCCAGAAGGCCGAGGAGGTCGGGCTGGACGTGTTCGCGATCGGCGAGCACCACAACCCGCCGTTCTTCTCGTCCTCCCCCACCACCTTGCTGGCGCACATCGCGGCGACCACCGAGCGCCTGATCGTCTCGACGGCGACGACGTTGATCACGACGAACGACCCGGTGCGCATCGCGGAGGAGTACGCGATGCTCCAGCACCTGTCCAAGGGCCGCGTCGACCTGATGATGGGCCGCGGCAACACCGCGCCGGTCTATCCCTGGTTCGGCCAGGACATCCGGCAGGGCCTGCCGCTGGCGCTGGAGAACTACAACCTGCTGCACCGGCTATGGCGTGAGGACGTGATCGACTGGGAGGGCACGTTCCGTACGGCACTGCAGGGCTTCACCTCGGTGCCGCGCCCGCTCGACGACGTCCCGCCGTTCGTCTGGCACGGCTCGATCCGGACGCCCGAGATCGCCGAGCAGGCCGCGTACTACGGCGATGGCTTCTTCGCCAACCACATCTTCTGGCCGAAGGAGCACTTCATGCGGTTGGTGAACTTCTACCGGCAGCGCTACGCGCACTACGGCCACGGCACCGAGAAGCAGGCGATCGTCGGCCTCGGCGGGCACATCTACCTCGCGCGCAACTCCCAGGACGCGATCAAGGAGTTCCGGCCGTACTTCAACGAGGCGCCGGTGTACGGGAACGGGCCCTCGCTCGAGGACTTCGTGGAGGGCACGCCGCTGACGGTCGGCAGCCCGCAGGAGGTCATCGACAAGACCCTGACGTTCCGTGAGCACTTCGGCGACTACCAGCGGCAGCTGTTCCTCGTCGACCACGCCGGCCTGCCGGTGAAGACCGTGCTCGACCAGCTCGACCTGCTGGGCGAGGAGGTCCTGCCGACGCTGCGCAAGGAGCTGTCGGCTCGGCGCGACCCGGACGTGCCGGACGCTCCGACGCACGCGAGCCTGGTGCGCGCGAAGTACGGCGACGCCGCTCCCCGGCAGCCGCGCCCGAACGCCAACCGCGGCGACAACGTGACCGGCGCGTCGCCGTACCAGGACACCGACCCCGCCGTTCAGGCCACGTACCCGAGGCCCTGA
- a CDS encoding MarR family winged helix-turn-helix transcriptional regulator, with amino-acid sequence MSGRDRLANHAWEGLLSAHARLMKGFAAEEIWGDVSMREYDVLYTLSKCSGPVRIGELHRHVLLSQPALSRLVDRLVERGLVLRVPSPADKRGVSLSLTSLGLETQRRIGGQHARSVTRAVTSALSQDELAQLAVLTWKLAGSEGTLRP; translated from the coding sequence ATGTCCGGCCGTGACCGGCTCGCGAACCACGCCTGGGAGGGGCTGCTCTCGGCGCACGCCCGGCTGATGAAGGGGTTCGCGGCCGAGGAGATTTGGGGCGACGTGTCGATGCGGGAGTACGACGTGCTCTACACGCTGTCGAAGTGCTCTGGGCCGGTGCGGATCGGTGAGCTGCATCGGCACGTTCTACTCAGCCAGCCGGCTCTGTCGCGCCTGGTGGACCGGCTGGTGGAGCGGGGGCTGGTGCTGCGCGTTCCTTCCCCTGCCGACAAGCGGGGCGTGAGCCTGTCGCTGACCTCGCTGGGGTTGGAGACGCAGCGTCGGATCGGTGGCCAGCACGCGCGCTCGGTGACGCGCGCGGTGACGTCCGCGCTGAGCCAGGACGAGCTGGCCCAGCTCGCCGTACTCACCTGGAAGCTTGCTGGATCAGAGGGGACACTTCGCCCATGA
- a CDS encoding CE1759 family FMN reductase — protein sequence MSDALRLVVVTAGTSDPSSTRMLADRAASRVAELAGSRGREVATSVIDLRELATEITTAMLSQLVGPKLRAAITALGAADGLIASTPVYAAGASGLFTSFFQILDNDLLIAKPVILAATAGTARHALVVDDQLRTLFAYLRTMPVATSLFAAPEDWRDPSLDGRVRRAALELVVLMVSGFAAQVRAEGWGSYQHEFGSAGGTELSIDLDSDLMRLATGGSAADID from the coding sequence ATGAGCGATGCACTACGCCTTGTCGTCGTCACGGCGGGGACGAGCGACCCGTCGTCGACGCGGATGCTGGCCGACCGGGCCGCTTCGCGGGTCGCGGAGCTGGCGGGCTCGCGCGGGCGTGAGGTCGCGACGTCCGTGATCGACCTGCGCGAGCTGGCCACCGAGATCACGACCGCGATGCTCTCCCAGCTGGTCGGCCCGAAGCTTCGCGCGGCGATCACGGCGCTTGGAGCTGCCGATGGGCTGATCGCGAGCACGCCGGTGTACGCGGCGGGGGCGAGCGGATTGTTCACGTCGTTCTTCCAGATCCTCGACAACGACCTGCTGATCGCGAAGCCGGTCATCCTCGCCGCGACGGCGGGGACGGCGCGGCACGCGCTGGTCGTCGACGACCAGCTGCGGACGCTGTTCGCGTACCTGCGGACGATGCCGGTGGCGACGTCGTTGTTCGCGGCGCCGGAGGACTGGCGCGACCCGTCCTTGGACGGCCGGGTGCGGCGGGCGGCGCTGGAGCTCGTGGTGCTGATGGTGAGCGGGTTCGCCGCGCAGGTACGGGCGGAGGGGTGGGGCAGCTACCAGCACGAGTTCGGCAGCGCGGGCGGTACGGAGTTGTCGATCGACCTCGACTCGGACCTGATGCGGCTCGCGACCGGAGGGTCCGCCGCCGATATCGATTGA